In the genome of Pirellulales bacterium, the window CCGCCGCCAGCTTGATGCGCTCCAGCTCCTGACTCGGCACGTCGGGAAAAATCTCGCCTAGTTCCAGGTCCGACAGCTCGCCGAACTCCGCGCCAAAAAAGATCTCGGTCGCGCGGCGGGCCTTGGTCAAGCCCGCCTCGCCATGCACCAGCCGCGTGATCTCTTCGGCCAGGCGGCGCTGGCTTTCACGCCGTTCGGGCTGCTGGCCGCGGGCGGCGTCGAGCGATTCGATCTCTTCGCGGCCCAGGTCGGTGAAGTAACGCAGGCACTTGCCGGCGTCCGAGTCGTCGATGTTGATCCAGTGTTGATAGAACTGATAGGGACTCGTCCGTTCGGGCGAAAGCCACAACGCTCCCGCCTCGGTCTTGCCCATCTTCGTGCCGTCGCTCTTGGTCAACAGCGGCGTGGTGATGCCATAAAGCTGCACGCCGCGCATCCGCCGGCCCAGGTCGATGCCGGCCGTAATGTTGCCCCACTGGTCGCTGCCGCCCACCTGCAGTTCGCAACCATGATGGTCGTGCAAATGCACAAAGTCGTATGCCTGCAAAAGCATGTAACTGAATTCCGTGTAGCTCAGCCCGATGTCGCTCCGTTCGAGCCGTGCCCGCACCGAGTCCTTGGTGAGCATCACATTGACCGGAAAGTTCTTCCCCACGTCGCGCAAAAAGTCCAGAAAGCTGTAGCGGCTGATCCAGTCGTAGTTGTTCACCAACAGGGCCGAGCCGGTCCCGCGATGAAAGTCGAGAAACGACGCCATCTGCGTCTCGATCGTGGCCACGTTGGCCCGCAGCTCTTCCAGCGACAGCAGCTTCCGCTCTTCGCTCTTGCCGCTAGGGTCGCCGATCATGCCGGTGGCCCCGCCCACGACCGCAATCGGCCGGTGCCCCGCCTGCTGAAAGCGGCGCAAGATCATCAGCGCCACCAGGTGCCCCACGTGCAGGCTGTCGGCCGTGGGATCGAAGCCGGCGTAAAGCGTGCGCGGCTTTTCGCGCAGCCAGCCGGGCAGTTTTTCGTCGTCGGTCGTCTGGTGAATCAGTCCGCGCCAGCGCAGCTCGTCGAAGATGTCGGTCACGTCATCTCCACATGTTATCGTCGGCGAAGGGATGCCCGGCCCCTTTGAACTTCGGCTTGGGCATCGCCCTCAGCGCCTGCTCGGCCAGCCGCAGGTCTTCTTGCGTGGTGATTTTCATGTTGATGGGCGAGCCTGGCACGACCGTCACGGGATGCCCAATCCGCTCGACGAGCTGGGCGTCGTCCGTGGCCTGAAACGATCCCCGCTTGGCGTAGGCGTCGAGCAAAAGCTGCCGCCGAAACACCTGCGGCGTCTGGGCCTCCCACAGCCCTTCGCGAGAGACCGTTTCTTCGATGGTCTGGCCTTTCACCCGTTTCAGCGTGGCCGCGACGGGCAAGGCCAGGATGGCGGCCCCGCTTTTTTCGGCCGCCTCGAACACGCGGGTGATCCATTCGTCGGCCAGGCAGGGCCGAGCGGCGTCGTGTACGGCGATGAAATCGACGTCGGCCTTCACGCGGGCCATCGCTCGTTCGATCGAATCGGCCCGCTCCTTGCCGCCTTCGACCACCTCGATGCCCAAAACGACCACGTTCGACGAGAACTTGAAGTCGAAGTCTTCGCGGTCGGCGGCGGAAATCACCACGATGAGCTGCTTCACATCCTGGCGGTGCAAGAAGCGTTCGGCCGAATGCAGCCACACGGCCCGATCGGCCAGTGGGGCGAACGGCTTCTTGTAGTTTTTGTCTTTGAAACGGCTGCTCGCCCCGGCAGCGGGTAAAATCACAGCAAACTTGGCCATTATGACGCTCCTTGGCACAATACGCGGTGATCCATTGTTCCCGCTGGAGCATCGCCGCTCAAGAGCGCCTGGGAGCAGTCCCAGGCGAGCGGGAACCGGCTCGCATCTGTAGGGAACGGACTCCGTGCCGTTCCGCGCGCACCGAACGATCATCAATCGGGATTCGGCGGAACGGCACGGAGTCCGTTCCCTACAGACTCTTGCCCGCTCGGCGTCCGGCGACCTACTCCGGGAGTTCCACCGTGTCGGTCAACGAGCTGCCGTTGGCCCGTCCGTTGCCATCGCTGCCGGCGATGAATTTGGCCACGACGACGGTGCAGTTGTCGTCGCCGCCCGCGTTGTTGGCTCCGCCCACGAGCCGCCGGCATAGGTCGGCGGCCGGCTCCGGCCCGCTCAGGATTTCGGTGATCCGCCCGTCGTCCAGCTCCTTGGTCAAGCCGTCGGTGCAGAGCAGCAACACGTCGCCCAGCGCCAGTTCCAGCTTGTGCGCCTCTCCCTTGACCGAGTCGGAGCTGCCGCCGATCGCATTCCACAACACATGGCTGAACCGAGAACGGCTGGCCTGCTCCGCCGGAATCATGCCCGCCTCGACAAATTTCTGGGCCA includes:
- the tyrS gene encoding tyrosine--tRNA ligase, whose protein sequence is MTDIFDELRWRGLIHQTTDDEKLPGWLREKPRTLYAGFDPTADSLHVGHLVALMILRRFQQAGHRPIAVVGGATGMIGDPSGKSEERKLLSLEELRANVATIETQMASFLDFHRGTGSALLVNNYDWISRYSFLDFLRDVGKNFPVNVMLTKDSVRARLERSDIGLSYTEFSYMLLQAYDFVHLHDHHGCELQVGGSDQWGNITAGIDLGRRMRGVQLYGITTPLLTKSDGTKMGKTEAGALWLSPERTSPYQFYQHWINIDDSDAGKCLRYFTDLGREEIESLDAARGQQPERRESQRRLAEEITRLVHGEAGLTKARRATEIFFGAEFGELSDLELGEIFPDVPSQELERIKLAAGLNIVDAFVSAGLAKSKGEARRTIEQGGGYVNNRRIESIDRQLGEADLASETVMVLRSGRKKYALLRFT
- the ispD gene encoding 2-C-methyl-D-erythritol 4-phosphate cytidylyltransferase — encoded protein: MAKFAVILPAAGASSRFKDKNYKKPFAPLADRAVWLHSAERFLHRQDVKQLIVVISAADREDFDFKFSSNVVVLGIEVVEGGKERADSIERAMARVKADVDFIAVHDAARPCLADEWITRVFEAAEKSGAAILALPVAATLKRVKGQTIEETVSREGLWEAQTPQVFRRQLLLDAYAKRGSFQATDDAQLVERIGHPVTVVPGSPINMKITTQEDLRLAEQALRAMPKPKFKGAGHPFADDNMWR